The DNA sequence GAAGGTCGGTCGGCTGGACCTGGTGGTGATCTCCCCGAACGACCCTGAGGCGATGCAACGGCACACCGAGGAGTGCCGCATCCGCGGGTACGAGTTCGTCGCCGACCCGTCGCAGCAGATGGCCTGGATGAACGGTGACGAGATCAGGCGGCTGATCGAAGGGGCGGCCTATCTGTTCTCCAACGAGTACGAGGACTCGTTGATCAGCCAGAAGACCGGCTGGAGCCACCAGGAGATCCTCGAGCGGGTGGGGGTGCGGGTGATCACCCGCGGCCGGCACGGTGCCACCGTCGAGATCAAGGGCGAGGACCGGGTCGACGTGCCGATCGCACCGGAGACGGCGCGGGTCGACCCCACCGGTGTCGGCGACGCGTTCCGCGCAGGGTTCGTGGCCGGGCTGGCCTGGGGCGTCAGCATGGAGCGGTGTGCGCAGATCGGCTCGCTGCTGTCCAGCTATGTGATCGCCATCGTCGGAACTCAGGAATACCGCTTCAACGGCAGTTTCCTGCCGCGCTTCGCTGCGGCGTTCGGTGACGACGCGGCGGCCGACATCGAGCCACATCTGAAGGGCATCCGGCTCTAGAGATCTGACAGGAATCGACCACTCGATCGCGCGGCGGATCCGGCGGCACGCTCAAGAGTGGCCTGTCAAAGAGGGTGGCGAGGAACGAGTGGTCGATTCCTGTCAGTGGGGAGCGGACTCGGGCAGAGCCGCCCCTGGTGCTGTCCCTTACGCTGAGGTCATG is a window from the Microlunatus panaciterrae genome containing:
- a CDS encoding PfkB family carbohydrate kinase codes for the protein MHIAVTGSIAMDHLMTFPGRFSESLVVEHLDKVSLSFLVEELQIRRGGIAPNISFGLAALGLDPLLVGSVGEDFREYRAWLDRHGVLTWPVHVSETAHTARFVCTTDADHAQIASFYTGAMAEARQIELTPIAEKVGRLDLVVISPNDPEAMQRHTEECRIRGYEFVADPSQQMAWMNGDEIRRLIEGAAYLFSNEYEDSLISQKTGWSHQEILERVGVRVITRGRHGATVEIKGEDRVDVPIAPETARVDPTGVGDAFRAGFVAGLAWGVSMERCAQIGSLLSSYVIAIVGTQEYRFNGSFLPRFAAAFGDDAAADIEPHLKGIRL